The DNA sequence GCCGAGCCCGCCGGGGCGTACGGTCACCGGCGACGAGTCCGGGCGCAACTGGATCAGACAGACCGCGACCAGCGCGAGCGCGGACAGGGTGGTGAGCACCGCGATCCGGTTGCCGAGCCGGGGCGAGGTGAACGACGCGGCGATCACCGTGGCGGCCAGCAGCAGCGCGGCGACCGGGCCGGGCAGCCCGGTGACCGCCGCCAGCGACGCGCCACCGAGCCCGACGTTGAACCCGTTCCAGCCGATCATGGCGATGCCGAGGACCAGACCGATCAGGGGCCGGCTCGACGGGTGCAGGTAACGCGGGGCCACCTCGGTCAGCGTCGCGCCCTCGCCGTACGGCGGACGTACGCCCAGCGCGCCCTGCCCGAAGAGCAGCAGCGCCATCAGCACCGCACCACAGAGCACGGCGAGCAGCGGCAGCGCGCCGCCGTTGCGGTCGGCCATCCCGGCACCCATGATCAGTGCGGCGGGGGCGGCGCCGAGGCCGAGCCAGGCACCGGCCGCCTCGGTCCAGCGGCGCGGGGCGGCGGCCGGTCCGGTGCTCATCGGTCGGCACCCATGGTGTCGACGACCACGACCTGGGCGTACGGGCGCACCGACCACCTCCGGCGAAACGGCTCGCCGGCCGGCTGCAACTGTTGCGGCAAGCGCTTTCTCGGACCTTAGAAGGTCTCGATCAACTCAGGCAAGGGACTGACCCGTAACGATCCCGAAATCTGCCGGGTGATGAGGGGGCGACCACCCCTGACGGCCGGGCGCCGGATCGCCATCCGAGCAGGTTCGTCCGGTCATCCCGGCGCACGGGTGACGGGCGGTCGGACGCTTCTTTGCCGGAGCGTCGTCGGCGGTCCTTGTTGATCTGGGCGGGAGGGACCTTATCCGCGCGCGATAACGTCCCTCCCGCCCAGATCAACGGATTCCTCCGGCTCAGTCGGGCAGGCAGCGGCCGTCGGGCAGCGGGCCGACCACCTGAAGGTCGTGTGATCCACCACCGAGGTGACCGATCACGCAGGTCCCGTACACCGGCACCGCGTACAGGACCGTACCGGGCGGCGCCGGGTCGCCGGCCAGCGCGATCTGGACCACCGGATCGGGGTGCCCGGCCGCGACGATCGCCGCCCGTACCTCGTCGACGGCGACCACACCGCCGGACGGGGCGGGCAGGACGACCCGCTGCCAGTCGGTCAGCGCCCGCATCTGCTCCCGCGCGGTCACCGGCCGCCGGTCGACGTGCAGCCGCGTCCGCCGCTCGCAGTCGTCGGGCCGGCCGACCTGGCACACGACGGCGAAGAGCGACCGCTCGACGGCCACCGGCGGGTCGTTCCCGGCCACTCCCAGGCCACGCAGCACCGGCAGACCCACCGCGAGCGCCCCGGCGGCGACGGCCACCGCCGGCAGGCCGATCAGGAGCCACGACCGGCGCGTCCGCGCCGCTTCACCCGCCATGCCGACAACCTAGCGACCGCGGCCGCCCCGGACCGCCCCGTCGGTCCGGCACCGCCCCCGAACTCTCCATAGGCGTATGGGCGCCGATCCGGTCTACCGTCACCGCATGGCCGAGAAGACCATCCCGCTGCTCACCTGCGCCCAGATCAGCCCGGTGTCCGACTTCTACACCGCGCTCGGCTTCGAGGTGACCTACCTCCAGAAGGCGCCCTACCCCTACCTCGTCGTCGAACGCGGCGACATCGAGCTGCAGTTCTTCGGCATGAAGGGCTTCGACCCGGCAACCTCGCTCGGCGGCTGTTACGTGCTCACCGACGACGTCGACACCCGGTACGAGGAGTTCCGAAGTGGCCTCAAGGGCTTCTACGGCCGGATCCCGACCCGCGGCATCCCCCGGATCGGCCCACTGAGGGACACCTCGTACGGCGTACGGCAGTTCCTGATGACCGACCCGGGCGGGAACAGCATCCGGGTCGGGCAACCGATCGGGGACGGGCCCGAAACCCCGCCCGCACCCCGGGACGCGTACGACAGGGCGCTGCACACCGCGACCCTGTTCGCCGACTCCAAAGAGGACCTGCCGGCCGCGGCAAGGGTGCTCGACCGGGTGCTCGCCCGGCCCGATGGGAAGCCGACCGCCGGGCAGCTGGTCCGGTTGCTGGTGCTGCGCGCCGACATCGCGCAGCGCGGCGGTGACCCCGGTACGGCCGCCGAACTGCTCGACCGGGCGGCCGGTACGCCGCTGACCGACGACCAGCGCGGTTCGCTGCGCGACGAACTGCGCCGGATGGCCGAACTCGGTGAACTCCTGCGTGACGGCGGGTGACCGGTGGTCGAGTCCATGGGGGCGCCGGTTAGGGTCGCCGGATGACCGAGCCGGTGCCGTTCGCCAGTGGCCGTGATGCCGACGTCTTCCTCCTCGACGCCGGCACCGTGCTGCGTCGCTACCGCGCCGGTGGCGACGTGGCCGGGGAGGCGGCGATGATGGCCCACGTCGCCGGGTACGGCTATCCGGTGCCGCGGGTCGTCTCGGCCGGCGGGCCCGATCTGGTGATGGAGCGCCTCGACGGCCCGACCCTGCTGGGCGCGTTGGCCGCCCTCGCGGTCACCCCGGCCGCCGGCGCCGAACTGCTCGCCGACCTGCACCGGCGGCTGCACGAGATCCCCGCCCGGTCGTCGACGGGCCCGGCGGACCGCGTACTGCACCTGGACCTGCATCCCGACAACGTCATGCTCACCACCCGCGGGCCGGTCGTCATCGACTGGCGCAACGCCGTCGACGGGCCGCCGGACTTCGACGTGGCGCTGTCGGCGCTCATCCTCGCCGAGGTCGCGGTCGATCCGGCCGGCCCGTACGCCGCGCCGGCCCGGGAGATGCTGGTCGCGTTCCTTGGCGCGGCCGGCGGCCGGCCGCTCGACCTGCTGCCGCGGGCGGTCGCGATGCGGGCGGGCAACCCCACGCTGAGCGCCGCCGAGAAGGCGTCGCTGGACGGGGCCGCCGCGCTCGTCCGCGCCGCCGCCGCGGGGTAGGCCGCCGCCGCAGGTAGGCCGCCGCCGGTCAGGGCCGGCGCGGCCGCTCGTGCCGGCTGACGGTACGCCCAGCGTGGGACCATCGGCGACGTGCCGGTCAGCAGCCCTCGGCCTGGTCCATCGCCCGGTAGATGCGCTGCTCCGACACCGGGTACGGGGTGCCGAGCGCCTGCGCGAACACGTTGACCCGAAGCTCCTCGATCATCCAGCGGATGTCGCGTACGTCGGCGTCGGCGCGGCGGCTCGGCGGCAGCGCGGCCAGCATCTCGTCGTACTCCTTGCGTACCTGGTCGATGCGGGCCTGCTGGTCCCGGTCGCGTTGCGGGTTCTGCGGCAGCCGGTCCAGCCGCCGCTCGATCGCCGTCAGGTAGCGGGGCAGGTCGGCGAGCCGGGCGTACCCGGTGTCGGTGATGAACCCCCGATGGACCAGCGCAGACAGCTGGGCCCGGATGTCGGCCAGCGCGGCGACCAGGGTGAGGCTGGACGTCCGTCCCAACCGTTGCTCGACGGCGTAGGCGGTGCTCAACACCTTCTGGGTGCGGCCGATCACCTCGACGACGGTGTCGACCAGGTCGGCGCGTACCCGGTCGCGCAGCGCCGCGAACCCGGCGGCGTCCCAGGCGGGGCCGCCGGCGGCGTCGACGAGGTGGTCGACGGCGGCGCCGGCGGCGTCGTCGATCAGGTCGACGACGGTGCGATGCGGGTTGCGGCTCAGCGCGAGCTTGGCCTCGTTGGACAGCCGGCCCTGGAGGAACTTGACCGGGGAGGCGACGGTGAGCCGCAGCAGCTTCCGGGTGCCGGCGCGCATCGCGGTGCGCTGCTCCAACTCGGTCTCGAAGACCCGTACGGCGACGGTGTCGCCCTCGTCGACCAGTGCCGGGTAGGCGGTGACCAGGTAGCCGGCGCGCACCTGCTCCACAGTGGATGGAATCGTGCCGAGGTCGTTCCAGTCGGTCAGTCCGGACCGTTCGATGTCACCGGCGGCCGCCGCGACGGTCTGGCGTACCTCGGCCTTGAGCTGCTGTTGCAGGGCCGGCAGGCTCTTGCCCTCGGCGACCGGCCGGTCGTCGTCGCCGAGCACCCGGTAGGTGACCCGCAGGTGGTCGGGGATCCGGGACAGGTCCCACTCCTGCGGTGCGACGGTGACCCCGGTCATCCGGCGCAGCTCACGGGTCACCGCGTCGAGCAGCGGCTCCTGGCCGGGGGTGATCCGGGCCAGGACCGCCCGCGCGTAGTCGGGCACCGGTACGAAGTTGCGCCGGGTCGCCTTCGGCAGCGAGCGGATCAGCGCGACGACGAGTTCCTCGCGCAGGCCGGGCACCTGCCATTCGAAGTCGTCGGCGTTGACCTGGTTGAGTACCGGCAGCGGGATGTCGACCGTGACGCCGTCGGTCGGTTTACCGGGCTCGAACTCGTACGTCAGCGGCAGTTGGAAGCCGTCGGAACGCCACACGTCCGGATAGTCGCCCGGGTCGACGCCGCCCCGGCCGGCGTTGACCAGCATCTCCCGGTCGAAGGTGAGCAGTTCCGGCTGCTCCCGGCGGGTCCGCTTCCACCAGGTGTCGAAGTGCCGGCCGGAGACGATGTCGGCCGGTATCCGCTGGTCGTAGAAGTCGAAGAGGGTCTGGTCGTCGACCAGGATGTCGCGGCGGCGGGCCCGGTGTTCGAGCTCCTCGATCTCGCCGAGCAGGGCCCGGTTGGCGGCGAAGAACGTGTGGGCGGTCTGCCAGTCGCCC is a window from the Polymorphospora rubra genome containing:
- a CDS encoding bleomycin resistance protein; protein product: MAEKTIPLLTCAQISPVSDFYTALGFEVTYLQKAPYPYLVVERGDIELQFFGMKGFDPATSLGGCYVLTDDVDTRYEEFRSGLKGFYGRIPTRGIPRIGPLRDTSYGVRQFLMTDPGGNSIRVGQPIGDGPETPPAPRDAYDRALHTATLFADSKEDLPAAARVLDRVLARPDGKPTAGQLVRLLVLRADIAQRGGDPGTAAELLDRAAGTPLTDDQRGSLRDELRRMAELGELLRDGG
- a CDS encoding phosphotransferase; translated protein: MTEPVPFASGRDADVFLLDAGTVLRRYRAGGDVAGEAAMMAHVAGYGYPVPRVVSAGGPDLVMERLDGPTLLGALAALAVTPAAGAELLADLHRRLHEIPARSSTGPADRVLHLDLHPDNVMLTTRGPVVIDWRNAVDGPPDFDVALSALILAEVAVDPAGPYAAPAREMLVAFLGAAGGRPLDLLPRAVAMRAGNPTLSAAEKASLDGAAALVRAAAAG